A region of the Romboutsia hominis genome:
TATTTTAACTTGCTTTGGTTGAGAAACTGGGTTGTAGTATCCTATTTCCTCTATGAATTTTCCATCTCTTGGAGATCTAGAATCTGCTACTACTATTCTGTAGAAAGGTTTTTTATTTGATCCCATTCTTTTTAATCTTATTTTAACTGCCATTACAGTCACCTCCGAAAATTTTTATTTTGCTTATTTATTTAAAGAAAGGAAGTCCGGCAAAACCGCCCCTTTTCTTCATACTTTTTTGAGAGCCTGTAAACATCTTCATCATCTTCTTCATCTCATTGAATTGTTTTAAAAGTCTGTTTACATCTTGAACAGTAGTTCCACTACCTTTAGCTATTCTTCTTTTTCTAGAAGCATTTAGCAAACTTGGGTCTTTTCTTTCTTCTTTTGTCATAGATTGAACAATGGCTTTAGTTCTTTTCATTTCTTTACCATTTAAATCTACATCTCCAAGTTGGTCTTTTATATTCCCTATACCTGGAATCATACCTAATATTTTATCAAGAGGACCCATATTTTGGATTTGCTCCATTTGTTCTAAGAAATCTTCAAAATCAAGTTCTTGTTTTTTAATCTTTTCTTCTAATTCCTTAGCTTTATCTAAATCAATATTTTCTTGTGCCTTTTCTATTAAGCTAAGTATATCACCCATACCTAATATTCTTGAGGCCATTCTATCTGGATGGAAAGGTTCTAAATCATCTAATTTTTCACCCATACCTATGAATTTTATAGGTTTTTGTGTTACGGCTCTTATTGAAAGTGCAGCACCACCTCTAGTGTCTCCATCTAGTTTTGTTAGTATTACTCCATCTACACCAAGAGTTTCATTGAAGCTTTCTGCAACATTGACTGCATCTTGTCCTGTCATTGAGTCTACTACTAATAGTATTTCATGAGGTTTAACTTCAGATTTTATAGATTTTAATTCATCCATTAAGGCTTCATCTATATGAAGTCTACCTGCTGTATCTATTATAACTAAGTCATTGTTATTTTTTATTGCATGACTTAATCCTGCTTTTGCTATGTTTACTGGACTTTCCTTATCACCCATATTGAATACTGGTATATCTAACTTTTCTCCAACAACTTGTAACTGCTTTATAGCCGCTGGTCTATAAACGTCACAGGCAACAAGTAAAGGTTTCTTACCTTGTTTTTTGAAATATCCTCCAAGTTTTCCAGATGTAGTTGTTTTACCTGCACCTTGAAGACCTACCATCATTATTATAGTTGGTGGTTTTGGAGATATTACTATTTTACTAGCTACATCACCCATTAGGCTTGTAAGCTCTTCATTTACTATTTTTATTACATGTTGTGCCGGAGTTAAACTCTGCATAACTTCTTGCCCAACACATCTTTCTTGCACCTTCTTTATAAAATCTTTTACAACCTTAAAGTTAACGTCCGCCTCTAAAAGAGCAAGTTTAACTTCTCTCATAGCATCTTTTACGTCTTTTTCGGTTAATTTACCTTTAGATTTTAATTTATCAAGTGCACCTTGCAATTTATCTGATAATCCTTCAAATATCATTTTAACATCTCCCTACATACATCTTCTATATTTTCTAGCTTAGGGATTAAATTAGCACAATCTCTATTTTGCAATAAATTTTGTTTAATGTCAACAATTTTATCTTGTATATTTTTTATAAAATTTTCTTGTTCTTTATGTTTATGAACTAAATTTAATTTACTCTCGTAGTCTTTTAGTATTTTTTCTGAACGCTTAAGAGTATCATATACTCCTTGTCTTGATACATTCAGATTTTCACTAATTTCACCTAGAGAATAGTCTTCTTCATAGTAAAGTGAAACTATTTCTCGCTGCTTATCAGTAAGTAGTTCTTTGTATTGTTCAAACAACAATCCAATCTCAACCATTTTTTCTATATTCATCTCTTTACACTTCCCAGTAAATTACTGTAAAGGTTAATTACTTTACACATTGTATTTTATATCATATATAAAGTATTGTCAATATAGAATTAGCTTATTTTTTGCTTTATTATTGACATTTTATTTTTGCTAATTTAGTTCCCAAATAATGCATCTGAAAATGCTTTTGCATCGAAATCTTGTAAGTCTTCTACCTTTTCTCCTACACCTATAAGTTTTACAGGTACATCTACCTCACTCTTAACTGCAAGGACAACACCACCCTTAGCAGTACCATCTAGTTTAGTTAATACTATTCCTGTTATATCAGCAACTTCTTTAAATGTCTTAGCTTGTGCTACTGCATTTTGACCTGTCGTTGCATCTACTACTAATAATACTTCTTTTTTAGCTTCCGGGAATTCTCTATCAACTATTTTAAATACTTTTCCTAACTCATTCATAAGGTTAGCTTTGTTGTGAAGTCTTCCTGCTGTATCACATATTAATAAATCTACTTTTCTAGCCTTTGCAGCTTTAACTGCATCAAATATTACTGCACCTGGATCTGCTCCTTCTTGATGCTTTATTATATCTACATTGCTTCTGTTTGCCCATACTTCTAATTGTTCTATAGCTGCGGCTCTAAATGTATCACCAGCTGCAAGTAAAACTTTTTTACCTTCTGATTTATATCTATTAGCTAATTTACCTATAGTAGTTGTTTTACCAACACCATTTACTCCAACCATCAGTATTATAGTAGGTGAATGAGTAACATCTAATTTTTGATTTTCTTCTCCTAATAATTCTTCCACTACTATCTTTAGTTCATTTCTTACATCCATAGGATCAGTTATACCTTTAGACTTTATCTTATCTCTAAGGCTGTCTATTATATTCATTGTAGTATTAACACCAACATCAGCAGTTATTAAAATTTCTTCTAATTCTTCTAATAACTCCTCATCTACTTTTGTATATGATTTTAATACATCATCTATTCTATCAGTTATACCTTTTTTAGCCTTAGTTAAACCTTCTTTTAATCTATTAAATAGATTAACTTTCTTTTCTTTTGGTTGTTCCTGTACTTCTTCTACTACCTCTATTTCTTCAATAGATTCATCTTTAACTTCATCTTTAGTTTCTTTACTTTCATTTACTATTTCTATTTTTTCTTCAATAAATTCTTCTTCTAAATCTTTTACATCTTCTTCATCTTCTTTTATAGTTTCTTCTATAACTTCAGTTTCTTCTGTATCTACTTTTTCATTTACTTTACTAACTTCTTCTATAAGATCTACTTCTTTTATATCTTCTTCAATTAAGTTTTCTTCACTTACTAACTCTTCAACTTCTTTATTTTCTTCTTTTTTCTTTCCAAAATTAAATAACTTCTTAAACACTTATCTTCCTCCTAAATGTTATTTTAACTAATCCTTTTATATTATATCAGTCATTTTTTCTGCTTCATTTAGCTTTAAGCTAAGAACTTTAGATATTGCTTTTTCCTGCATAGTAACACCATATATGTAATCTGATGCCTCCATAGTCCCTCTTCTATGTGTAACTGATATAAATTGAGTGTCTTGAGATAGTTCTTTTAAAAATTCACCAAATCTAAATATATTAGCATCATCTAATGGGGCTTCTATCTCATCTAATATACAAAACGGCGTAGGTTTTGCAAGTAATATAGAAAATAATATACTTATAGCTGTAAGTGCCTTTTCTCCACCTGATAATAAATTTAGGTTTTTCATTTTCTTTCCTGGTGGTTGTGCTACTATTTCTATATCACTTTCTAATATGTCCTTTTCATCTAATATTATAAGTTCTCCTCGTCCTCCACCAAATAGTCTTTTGTAAACCATTTTAAAGTTATCATTTATTTCATTAAACTTGACTTTAAACTCAGTTTTCATATTACTCTCAAGTTCTTCTATAAGATTTTCTATAGCTTCTATTGATTGCTCTAGGTCTTGTTTTTGTTCACTATAGAAGTCATATCTTTCTTTAACTTCTTCATATTCTTTTATGGCATCTATATTAACATTACCTAAATTCCTTATTTCTCTTTTTAAAGATTCTAATTTCTTTTTATCAATTTCAATGCTAGTATCTTTTATATTCATAGCATCAGCTACAGTCAACTCGTACTTTTCAAATAAGTTGTTTATATAATCTTCTTTAGAAACTTTTATTCTATCTATTTTAGATTCTACTTTAAATAAACTTTCTTTTAAATCTATATACTGTCTATCTATGATTTTAAGATTTTTATTATGTTCTTCTAGTTTTTGCT
Encoded here:
- the rpsP gene encoding 30S ribosomal protein S16, which codes for MAVKIRLKRMGSNKKPFYRIVVADSRSPRDGKFIEEIGYYNPVSQPKQVKINDEKAVKWLSNGAQPTDTVKTLLVNNGVMEKFEASKK
- the ylxM gene encoding YlxM family DNA-binding protein; the encoded protein is MNIEKMVEIGLLFEQYKELLTDKQREIVSLYYEEDYSLGEISENLNVSRQGVYDTLKRSEKILKDYESKLNLVHKHKEQENFIKNIQDKIVDIKQNLLQNRDCANLIPKLENIEDVCREMLK
- the ffh gene encoding signal recognition particle protein — translated: MIFEGLSDKLQGALDKLKSKGKLTEKDVKDAMREVKLALLEADVNFKVVKDFIKKVQERCVGQEVMQSLTPAQHVIKIVNEELTSLMGDVASKIVISPKPPTIIMMVGLQGAGKTTTSGKLGGYFKKQGKKPLLVACDVYRPAAIKQLQVVGEKLDIPVFNMGDKESPVNIAKAGLSHAIKNNNDLVIIDTAGRLHIDEALMDELKSIKSEVKPHEILLVVDSMTGQDAVNVAESFNETLGVDGVILTKLDGDTRGGAALSIRAVTQKPIKFIGMGEKLDDLEPFHPDRMASRILGMGDILSLIEKAQENIDLDKAKELEEKIKKQELDFEDFLEQMEQIQNMGPLDKILGMIPGIGNIKDQLGDVDLNGKEMKRTKAIVQSMTKEERKDPSLLNASRKRRIAKGSGTTVQDVNRLLKQFNEMKKMMKMFTGSQKSMKKRGGFAGLPFFK
- the ftsY gene encoding signal recognition particle-docking protein FtsY; the encoded protein is MFKKLFNFGKKKEENKEVEELVSEENLIEEDIKEVDLIEEVSKVNEKVDTEETEVIEETIKEDEEDVKDLEEEFIEEKIEIVNESKETKDEVKDESIEEIEVVEEVQEQPKEKKVNLFNRLKEGLTKAKKGITDRIDDVLKSYTKVDEELLEELEEILITADVGVNTTMNIIDSLRDKIKSKGITDPMDVRNELKIVVEELLGEENQKLDVTHSPTIILMVGVNGVGKTTTIGKLANRYKSEGKKVLLAAGDTFRAAAIEQLEVWANRSNVDIIKHQEGADPGAVIFDAVKAAKARKVDLLICDTAGRLHNKANLMNELGKVFKIVDREFPEAKKEVLLVVDATTGQNAVAQAKTFKEVADITGIVLTKLDGTAKGGVVLAVKSEVDVPVKLIGVGEKVEDLQDFDAKAFSDALFGN